One window from the genome of Nicotiana tomentosiformis chromosome 5, ASM39032v3, whole genome shotgun sequence encodes:
- the LOC104114791 gene encoding protein EIN4 has protein sequence MLAMLRWLFLGLLISLVIISVSANDNELFGCCDEDGFWSISTILECQKVSDFFIAVAYFSIPLELLYFISRSNLPFKWVLVEFVLFIVLCGLTHLLNGWTYGPHPSFQLILSLTVAKILTALVSCATAITLLTLFPLLLKIKVRELFLAQNVLELDQEVVIMKKQTEASMHVRMLTQEIRKSLDKHTILYTTLVELSKTLKLQNCAVWMPNESRSQMNLTHELSPSSAAESHRSLPINDPDVLEITKNKGVRILRQDSVLAVSSSGGSGEPCAVAVIRMPLLRASDFKGGTPELVDTRYAILVLVLSSADGRVWSYNEMEIVEVVADQVAVALSHATVLEESQTMREKLEMRNRVLQKAKENAMKASQARASFQKVMNNGMRRPMHSILGLLSIFQDEKSSADQKIIVETMVKTSTVLSTLINDAMEISAKDDGRFPVEMRPFQLHLLVREASCLVKCLCVYKGFGFSTDVPTSLPNQVMGDEKRTFQVLLHMVGHLLNVSVGKGSVVFRVVIETGADGGNDKVWGTRRANATDEYVTIKFEIEVSLEGTQSDSSISTIHFGGSRHNSKEVTEGLSFSMCKKLVQMMQGNIWMSSNAQGHAQGMTLILRFQKQSSFRKRMFEYRNPLEQPISSTMFRGLNVLLADDDDVNRLVTRKLLEKLGCQVTAVSTGFQCLNALGPPLTTFQVVVLDLQMPEMDGFEVALRVRKFRSRSWPLIIALTASSEEHVWERCLQVGMNGLIRKPVLLQGLADELQRVLQRGGVDGL, from the exons ATGTTGGCAATGTTAAGGTGGTTGTTTTTGGGACTGTTGATTTCTTTGGTCATTATATCTGTTTCAGCTAATGATAACGAACTCTTTGGTTGCTGTGATGAAGATGGTTTTTGGAGCATAAGTACCATTTTAGAGTGCCAAAAAGTGAGTGACTTCTTTATTGCTGTTGCTTACTTTTCAATCCCTCTTGAGTTGCTTTACTTCATTAGCCGCTCCAATCTTCCTTTTAAATGGGTTCTAGTCGAATTCGTGTTGTTTATAGTTCTTTGTGGATTGACACATTTGCTCAATGGATGGACTTATGGTCCTCACCCTTCATTTCAATTGATATTGTCCCTAACAGTTGCCAAAATCCTTACTGCCCTTGTCTCTTGTGCAACTGCAATTACCCTTTTGACTCTGTTCCCTCTTCTCCTTAAGATAAAAGTCAGAGAATTGTTCTTGGCACAGAATGTTTTAGAGCTAGATCAAGAGGTTGTTATTATGAAGAAACAAACTGAGGCAAGCATGCACGTCCGTATGTTGACACAAGAAATTAGGAAGTCACTTGATAAGCACACAATATTGTACACTACTCTGGTTGAACTTTCGAAAACATTGAAGCTGCAGAATTGTGCAGTTTGGATGCCAAATGAAAGTAGGTCACAAATGAACTTGACACATGAGTTAAGCCCTAGTTCTGCAGCAGAATCTCATCGTTCGCTCCCAATTAATGATCCGGATGTGTTAGAGATAACAAAGAACAAGGGGGTAAGGATACTGAGGCAAGATTCGGTTCTTGCAGTTTCGAGCAGTGGAGGATCTGGTGAACCATGTGCTGTTGCAGTAATTCGGATGCCATTGCTTCGTGCATCGGACTTCAAAGGTGGGACTCCAGAGTTGGTTGACACTCGTTACGCCATTTTAGTGTTGGTACTTTCGAGTGCTGACGGTAGAGTCTGGAGCTATAATGAGATGGAGATAGTAGAAGTAGTTGCTGATCAGGTGGCCGTGGCATTATCACATGCCACTGTGCTTGAAGAGTCTCAGACAATGAGGGAGAAGCTAGAAATGAGGAATCGTGTGCTGCAGAAGGCTAAAGAGAACGCTATGAAGGCAAGCCAGGCAAGAGCTTCGTTTCAGAAGGTGATGAACAATGGGATGAGGCGGCCGATGCACTCAATTTTGGGTTTGCTCTCCATATTTCAAGATGAGAAATCAAGCGCTGACCAGAAGATTATTGTTGAGACAATGGTGAAAACAAGCACTGTTCTCTCGACGTTAATAAATGATGCGATGGAGATATCGGCCAAAGATGACGGACGGTTCCCAGTAGAAATGAGGCCGTTTCAGTTGCATTTACTGGTCAGGGAGGCCTCTTGTCTTGTTAAGTGCTTGTGCGTTTACAAGGGGTTTGGGTTTTCTACGGATGTTCCGACTTCTTTGCCTAATCAGGTGATGGGCGATGAAAAGAGAACGTTTCAAGTTTTGCTGCATATGGTTGGACATTTATTAAACGTCAGTGTCGGAAAAGGCTCTGTTGTGTTCAGAGTGGTTATAGAGACTGGAGCAGATGGTGGGAATGACAAAGTTTGGGGAACAAGAAGAGCAAACGCGACAGATGAATATGTGACtataaaatttgaaattgaggttagtcttgaagGCACTCAATCAGATAGCTCAATCTCCACCATTCACTTTGGTGGAAGTAGGCATAATAGCAAGGAGGTAACAGAGGGTTTGAGTTTCAGCATGTGCAAAAAGCTTGTCCAG ATGATGCAGGGAAATATATGGATGTCTTCGAACGCGCAGGGCCACGCACAAGGGATGACTCTTATCCTCAGATTTCAAAAACAGTCGTCTTTTAGGAAACGCATGTTTGAATATAGAAATCCTTTGGAGCaaccaatttccagcacaatgTTCAGAGGCCTAAATGTACTCCTCGCGGACGACGATGATGTAAATAGACTGGTAACAAGAAAGCTGCTAGAAAAACTAGGTTGCCAAGTAACTGCTGTTTCAACTGGTTTTCAATGCCTAAATGCTCTAGGTCCTCCATTAACAACCTTTCAAGTTGTCGTTTTGGATCTTCAAATGCCAGAAATGGATGGATTTGAAGTGGCATTGAGAGTGCGCAAATTTCGCAGCCGTAGTTGGCCGTTGATCATAGCCTTAACTGCAAGTTCAGAGGAACATGTATGGGAAAGGTGCCTACAGGTTGGAATGAATGGTCTAATAAGGAAACCTGTTCTCTTACAAGGCTTGGCTGATGAACTTCAAAGAGTCCTTCAACGGGGTGGTGTCGATGGCTTGTGA